GGCCGAGCAGTTCGATATCCTCGCCGCCGCATAAGCACCGCCCGCCATCTCTTCTTGCTTCAGTTCAACAAAAATTTGCAACAGAACCCGCGCAACTCCGCCTTTTCAACGAAATGCGCCAGTCAAGATCTTAAACCCCTTCGGGCAACCGGCCGCGCTTAAGCAGCTTGGCGCGAGCCTGCTTGTAGTATTTCTCAACAGTGGCGGGATCGACTCCAATGCGTTCACTGATCTGGTCGTAAACTTCCTTTCGCTTCATTCCGCGCTTACGGCGGCGCATCCAATCCAAGATCTCCTGCTCACGGCCCGTTAGCCCCGAATAGTGAAAATCAGCCGTTAACTGGCCCTTTTCCGATGTCCGGATGGCAAATCCGCATTGTGAAATATCCTGCAGCACGTCAGCCAGAAGTCCGCGCATCAGTCCGGTCTTGCTCACATATCCAGCTACCCCCAACCGACGACAGTGGTTAGCTTCGGCAACCGAATCTAACCCAGTGATAACCACGTGTGTCGCTGAAGGGGATGCATCAATGACCTGCTCGACAACCGAAAGCCTGTCACAGAGTGAGATTGGATTTACCCCCGGCAAGCCGGGGTCTATGAGAATGAGGTTAAACCCTTGGGACTTCATCAGAGCCTTAGCGATATCTAATGTGGGGGCGCCAAGAAGAATACTTTCGGTGAGGCAGTCCTTGAGTTCGTGCATCAGCGCCAGGCGCATCAAATCCTGATCTTCAATCACTAACATCTGTTGCATTTTGCGGTCCAATTATGACTGAAACCACACCCGCGTCACGGGTCTATGAAAAATATGATCGAGAAAAGCAACCTCAAATAGGGAGGGCCACCCCCCTTTTTTGGGAAACGGAATACGTCCATGGTTGCCGGCAACCTACAATTCGCGGTTGTTGAAATCTCGACCCAACGTAATCGAGGAATAGAGACCATGGACGAGCTCTCTTGTGGGAATGCCTCGCAAAATCACGATCGGCCGCACGCAGGTCTGACAGCCCGCGACCACTATGTCGAACAGCGACCAAATCTGAATCTGGCATCCATCAACCTGAACCTGCTGGTGGCATTGGAAGCCCTACTGGCAGCCCGCAACATCACGCATGCGGGCCGGCGCGTCGGCAAGAGTCAACCAGCGATGAGCCGGGCATTGGCAGTGCTGCGCGACATTTTTAATGATGAAATCTTGGTACGAGGCTCGAGGGGCTTCTTCCTGACGTCGCAAGGCGAACGCTTGGCCCTAATGCTGCCGTCGGCATTGAATACGATTCGGAAAATGGTGATGGAAAGCAGCGTCACCACAGGGGAGTGGCGCTCGAAGGCCACGATGGCCGTGCCGGATCACCAAACGTTGATCCTGCTGCCGCGGCTCATGCAGCGCGCGCCTGACCTTGAGATCGTCTCCCATTCGCTCTTTAAAGGCGCCCTACAAGCGCTTGAGGCAGGCGATATCGATCTGGCGGTTGGGCAGATCGCCACCGCTCCGCCAGGCTACTTGCGGCGCAGCCTGTATACTGACCACTTCGTGTGCCTGCTGCGCCACGACCACCCGTCACTAGCGCAGGAACTGACAACTGAGAACGTTATGGCCCTGCGTCACGCCGCCATCAGTTCAGACTCCGAAAGCGAAGTCGGGCAAATTTACGACGCGCTGCCAGAGTTGGGATTGCCACATCGCAGGATGCGCTTTTCCAACGTGTTAACGGCCGCAATGGTGGCTGCGACTTCCGATATGGCCCTCGTCGTCCCGCACCGGGCGGCCATGCGGTTTGCCGCCATGCTACCGCTCACCGCGGTCGATCTACCTATCATAACAAATCCCTACGAGGTCATGCTGATCTGGCACGAGCGTTGGCATCGCGACCCAGAGCATAAGTGGCTGCGCGGTGAGGTCGCCGCAGCACTGACTAAAGGAGCAGACTGACCAGAGGGCCGCAGTAGAATAGATAGCCTACAGCTACCCAGTCGAAAAGGCGCCACTCGAAGCGACGCCGCAGGCGGTATGAACCGGGTCGGATGCTCGCGTCGAGCTCCGACGAGGACCAGCGGGTTTTCCTCCAGTCTGATTCGCTCTGTGGCTTGTTCGAAAATACGCTGGACGAACAATGAAAATCGTCCTCACGAATCCTGTCGAAGACATGCTCGCTGGGAACGATATCGCGGGCTGGTTAGCTGCACAGTTTAACGGACTCGACAACGAGGCGCGCACGAAAAAGTCGAGGTTCATTCTTCCGAATTGGCGCCAAGATGATGATCGTCAGTATGACATGCGGGCTCATCAGGGGCCGATTAATTAGTATCAAGGGACCCGACTTGAAAATTTCCGTATTTCTTTTGGAGTGGCTGCCGTCTTCATATGTGCTTGCGCACTGCTCAATTTTGGCGCGGTGCTCGACAGTGCAGCCGGTGCCATGATTGCTATGATCTTAAAACGGTCCTTCAACTCCGCAACCGGACTTTATCTCGCGCTGGCGATGGCGATATCACTGGGCTGCTGGTCGTTTGTTCTGTCCGAACACTACCGAGAAGAGACCAGCCAATCACTCGGTCGGACCTGTGAAACTCTGTATATGGCGGAAGAAGCCCGGGCGGGCATCGTGCGGATTTCCGGCTGGCTTCGTCTCGCCAGCGCGACCAGAGAACTAGAGCCGGCGTTCGGCCACCAAATTACGGCGATCATAGTCAATATAGACCAACTATTGACGCAAGAACAACTAAGCCAAAAGGAGATCAATCTTCTGCTCATGGCCCGGAAAGTCATAAAGAAGCAGGTCATGCCAATTGCGATGATCGGTAGAGGCTATGATGAGGCGCTCCCGCACACGGCCGAGATCGAGCACACTCTGTCCGAAATCGCTCGTTTAGCAGCTGCTCGCCGCATCAGCGTCAAGGAAAAAGCAAAGATCGCGATCGCCGCTATGCGTAACCGCGTCGTTTTCTCACTCGCGCTTGTTCTGGTGGTTATCGGATTCATAATAATTGCGCAACGTGCCAAGTTTTCCAGGCGCCGCGATGAATACATTCGGGCCTTTTTGTTGCTGCATGCGCATATGACCCGATCACGAATTGTTGCACTTCGGCTGTTTCTTGGCGAGCTTGGGCGTCAGATCTTACCGTCGCCCGAAATGCTTAAGGCCGCCCAAGACGCGGTGAAGGAACTCGAAGGTATCACTAACCGGCTCATGAGGATCGCCAATTCAGAGCGCGATGTTCGCACCCAGCCGCTCGGCAAACTTCTTGAAGAGAATCGAGGTGCACTGGACACCCACATTCGATTGGAAATCGACGACAACGCGAAGCAGTTGCAAGTTCCGGCGACCCAAGTTCGCTTGATTGTCGAAGAGCTTGTAAACAACGCTATGGCGGCTGTTCAAGGAAAACAAGACAAACAAGTCACGATCGGAGCGCGCGTTCTCAATCGACGCTTCTTGTTCGCGCGCAGGCTCCTTATTGAAATTGCAGATAACGGTAGTGGCATGACCTCGGATATTTTGGCCAAAGCCGCAACGCCGTTCTTTTCAATGCGAGGGGGGTCGCACGTTGGGCTCGGTTTGACAGGTTGCATTGAAATGGTTAACGCGATGCGGGGCAGTATTAAAATCAAATCCACGCCCGGGTTCAGCACTGTCGTGCGCATTTTGTTGCCGATCGGCCCCAGGAGGTGACATTCGCGTAACGAGGCATGCATCAATTATGTCCCGCTGAAACTGGAGTACACTCTAAGTATTCCTCCGGGGCGAGGTAGTCGAGTGCTTAATGCAACCGTTGCCGATTGTAAACATCTTCAATGAAGCTCGCGATACGCCATGGGGCGTCCGAGCATTGCTGTCGCCCTGGAGCGCGGACGCGGTGGCGTTGTGGACGATCCTGTCGAGAATGGCGTCGGCGATGGTGGGGGCACCGATCTTGTCATGAGACCTTCCTTCTTGATCGCATGGTGCGTGCGAGCCGGGCTTGCAGGGTGTTGATTTGGTCATCCGAGAGTTCGATTTGCCAAGGCTGGCCCTTCGTAAGCTGGCGCCCGTCGAGCAAGCCGCATGCGAGATAGTCGGGTTCTGTTGCAAACTTTTTCGTTACGGGTTGTCTGGCAAGTGACCTCCGACATTTTTTTAGGAGGTTTGTGATGTTCAGAGGCCGGCATTTCGACCGATCGGTCATCCTGGTGTGCGTTCGCTGGTATCTGGCATATGGACTGAGCCTGCGCGATTTGAAGGAGATGATGGCCCAGCGTGGCATTAGCGTTGATCATTCGACGATCCATCGCTGGGTTGTTCACTTCTCGCCCTTGCTGCTGGAGCGCTTCAACCGGCGCAAGCGCGCAGCGACCGGCAAATGGCATGTTGATGAAACCTACATCAAGGTCCGAGGGCAGTGGATGTATCTCTACCGCGCTATCGACAGCGTCGGCGACACGGTCGAATTCTATTTCAGCGAACATCGGGATTTGCCGGCGGCCAAGCGTTTCTTCAGGAAAGCGCTGGAGCGCCATGGGCGTCCCGATCGTGTCGTCATCGATGGTAGCCAGACCAACCAGGAGGCGATCGTTTCCTGCGATACGACACATCGATTGCAGGATCGCTGCAGGCGCCGACCGAAGCCGATCCGAATCCGCCAAAGCCAATACTTGAACAACCGGATCGAGCAGGACCATCGGCGGATCAAGCGCCGTGTTCGGCCGATGCTCGGCTTCAAATCTCCCGCAGCCGCAAGCATCATCCTCGACGGCATCGAAATGCTTCACATGATGCGCAAACGACAGGCGAGGTTCGCCTTCAACCCAAATCCGTCATTGGCCGAGCAGTTCGATATCCTCGCCGCCGCATAAGCACCGCCCGCCATCTCTTCTTGCTTCAGTTCAACAAAAATTTGCAACAGAACCCTGCATCGCGGCGGTGTATTTGACCATCTCGTCATACTGCTGCTCGATCTCATCCCAACTGATCGCTCCGGAAAGAATCGGCAGGAGGTTCGGCAATCGCGCACGTATCGTCGCTTCTGGGACCGCCAGCTTCTGGCGGGCAATTGCTTTCAGGCGCGGCGCGAGCTCGAACCCGAGAAGGCGGCAAAACGCGAAGCCGACGGCGCTCTGACCATGGCTGTCGACATACTGGCGCTGGATTTCCATATCGGTACAATGGCGGAGAACGCCTTCGATCATGGAAGCGACTTCCGAAGACGAGCACCGCTTGAGCTGGGAATAGACACAGGTCGTGCGTTTCTCGACGTGCCAGTAGATCATGACGCCGCGCCCACCATAGCGGGCATGCCATTCCGTCATGAGATTGCGGTCCCACGCGCCGAACTTCGTGGAATCGGATGCACAGGCCGTGCCTGCATCACCCCAAACGGCTGCGTTGCGGATCGCCAGCGTCGCGTTCGCGACCCGTGCGCAGGCCTCTCTCAGAGCCGGTACATGGATGAAACGACGATGAACATGCAGCAATTCCTCGTAGCTCACATCTGGCGTCGCTCCCGCGACCCGCTTGAGCCCGGCATTCGTGCCGAGAGCATAGAGGCACAACAGAAGCCGTCGATCCAGCATCCCCCTCGACAGGGAAACTCTCGACGCTGATGTTTCGAAGGCCTCCAACAGACCGGTGTCGAGTGCAGTCTCCTTCAGCACGTCGAGCAGCCCGGTCATCGGCCAGCGCCCGCCGATCTCGCCTTTGATCGCATCGAGCCCCTTGGGTTCTGGCGAAGGTTTGAATGGCGTGATCGAGATACGGTTTTCGCCGCGCCACAGCAGTCGGACCTTGTCATTTTGTGGAATCGTTTCGTTCAGAAGCAACAGCTCCCGCTCAAGCTCCGCACGAACGGCTGAGGTAAATTCCCTCGCGTCCGGCGTCAGGTCGAGGCCGGAATAGTAGGCATCGCGCCGGATACCGAAGTCCTTGGGCAGATCGTCATCCGGGTTTCGGTAACGGTCCGCGCCAACGACCCAGATCTCCTTGGAGCGAATGCGATCGCGCAACTGGGTGAGGACACAAAGCTCGTAGCTGATCCGGTTTACTCGGCCATCGTCATCGATGACGGAACTGCGCCACCTGGCGGGAACAACCTCATCGATCGGAATGTCCTTCGCCGGTACGAACCGGCAACCGTCATCTATCTTGCTCCGAATCCAGTCGAGCGCTGCAAGCACCGGACGCCACACCGTGTTGTTCGACCGGAATTCCAGAACCGAGAGCAAGTCAGGCAACATGCGCCGGTAATGATTGGCCCAGGATGACCGCATCACCTTATATATACGCCGATCGAGCGCCCCTTTCGCCTGGCTCTCCTTGACGATCGCCGCCAGCTTGTCCTTGCCGACAATAGGGAAAATCACATCGCAGACGCGCCCGGACGGCTCCTCGATCGAAGCGCTGGCGATCTCGACCAGCAGCCGTTCCTTTCCATAGACCCGCTCAATATCCTTTGCGATATCACCCACGACCTTGCGTTTCGAGCGTGTGCCGATTTTGTGGACCGTCTCGATCAGAAGATCGACCATCGCATCCGTCAGCTGCGCCTCGCGGGAAAAAAGATAAACCGCATACAGTCCGATCTGCCGCGCAGGTGCATGCCGGCGCATCTCCGAGGCCTTTTCGCCGCCGACCCGACGAACAACCTGTTCTACCCAAGCCTTTCCGGCCACCGAGAGAAGGTCCCGCGGCAGATTGAGTTTCTGGATGAAGGCGAGCTTCGCCGTCATGCTGAGGATGTTGTCGAGCGACGCCTGGCCAGCGTCGCCTTTCATCGTATTGAACCCGGTCTGACCATCCGGCTCGGCAATTGAAGCCTCCAGCAAAGCGACCGTGCTTGCTGAAAGCCGGTCGTGCACTCCGCTCAGCCAGCTATCCAGATAGTGCTGCCGTTGCGAGCGTACCAGACGCTCCAGTTCCTTGCGTGAAGGTCCGTAAATATGCCTGTCCAGGCACCACAGGAAAACATGCTCAAGCATGGCGCCAATCGACTGCCCGGTTGGGCACAGTTCACCAGCGATCCACGATGTCAGTTGCTCTCGATCTTCCCGCTTCAGACGCCGAAAGCCGAGATGCCGCAGAATCTCCGCGCAATGTCGGCGGGCGGTCCGACCGGAGAAATCATAGTGGTTTACAGCTTCCGCTTGGAGGTCGAGCTGCTCGGCCAGATACAAAACGCCATCAGGGGGAATCGCCGCGTGATCCTGCACAAAGGGTTCTGTTGCAAATTTTTGTTGAACTGAAGCAAGAAGAGATGGCGGGCGGTGCTTATGCGGCGGCGAGGATATCGAACTGCTCGGCCAATGACGGATTTGGGTTGAAGGCGAACCTCGCCTGTCGTTTGCGCATCATGTGAAGCATTTCGATGCCGTCGAGGATGATGCTTGCGGCTGCGGGAGATTTGAAGCCGAGCATCGGCCGAACACGGCGCTTGATCCGCCGATGGTCCTGCTCGATCCGGTTGTTCAAGTATTGGCTTTGGCGGATTCGGATCGGCTTCGGTCGGCGCCTGCAGCGATCCTGCAATCGATGTGTCGTATCGCAGGAAACGATCGCCTCCTGGTTGGTCTGGCTACCATCGATGACGACACGATCGGGACGCCCATGGCGCTCCAGCGCTTTCCTGAAGAAACGCTTGGCCGCCGGCAAATCCCGATGTTCGCTGAAATAGAATTCGACCGTGTCGCCGACGCTGTCGATAGCGCGGTAGAGATACATCCACTGCCCTCGGACCTTGATGTAGGTTTCATCAACATGCCATTTGCCGGTCGCTGCGCGCTTGCGCCGGTTGAAG
This is a stretch of genomic DNA from Mesorhizobium sp. L-2-11. It encodes these proteins:
- a CDS encoding response regulator, whose amino-acid sequence is MQQMLVIEDQDLMRLALMHELKDCLTESILLGAPTLDIAKALMKSQGFNLILIDPGLPGVNPISLCDRLSVVEQVIDASPSATHVVITGLDSVAEANHCRRLGVAGYVSKTGLMRGLLADVLQDISQCGFAIRTSEKGQLTADFHYSGLTGREQEILDWMRRRKRGMKRKEVYDQISERIGVDPATVEKYYKQARAKLLKRGRLPEGV
- a CDS encoding LysR family transcriptional regulator, with protein sequence MDELSCGNASQNHDRPHAGLTARDHYVEQRPNLNLASINLNLLVALEALLAARNITHAGRRVGKSQPAMSRALAVLRDIFNDEILVRGSRGFFLTSQGERLALMLPSALNTIRKMVMESSVTTGEWRSKATMAVPDHQTLILLPRLMQRAPDLEIVSHSLFKGALQALEAGDIDLAVGQIATAPPGYLRRSLYTDHFVCLLRHDHPSLAQELTTENVMALRHAAISSDSESEVGQIYDALPELGLPHRRMRFSNVLTAAMVAATSDMALVVPHRAAMRFAAMLPLTAVDLPIITNPYEVMLIWHERWHRDPEHKWLRGEVAAALTKGAD
- a CDS encoding sensor histidine kinase — encoded protein: MAAVFICACALLNFGAVLDSAAGAMIAMILKRSFNSATGLYLALAMAISLGCWSFVLSEHYREETSQSLGRTCETLYMAEEARAGIVRISGWLRLASATRELEPAFGHQITAIIVNIDQLLTQEQLSQKEINLLLMARKVIKKQVMPIAMIGRGYDEALPHTAEIEHTLSEIARLAAARRISVKEKAKIAIAAMRNRVVFSLALVLVVIGFIIIAQRAKFSRRRDEYIRAFLLLHAHMTRSRIVALRLFLGELGRQILPSPEMLKAAQDAVKELEGITNRLMRIANSERDVRTQPLGKLLEENRGALDTHIRLEIDDNAKQLQVPATQVRLIVEELVNNAMAAVQGKQDKQVTIGARVLNRRFLFARRLLIEIADNGSGMTSDILAKAATPFFSMRGGSHVGLGLTGCIEMVNAMRGSIKIKSTPGFSTVVRILLPIGPRR
- a CDS encoding IS6 family transposase; this translates as MFRGRHFDRSVILVCVRWYLAYGLSLRDLKEMMAQRGISVDHSTIHRWVVHFSPLLLERFNRRKRAATGKWHVDETYIKVRGQWMYLYRAIDSVGDTVEFYFSEHRDLPAAKRFFRKALERHGRPDRVVIDGSQTNQEAIVSCDTTHRLQDRCRRRPKPIRIRQSQYLNNRIEQDHRRIKRRVRPMLGFKSPAAASIILDGIEMLHMMRKRQARFAFNPNPSLAEQFDILAAA
- a CDS encoding IS6 family transposase, yielding MFRGRHFDRSVILVCVRWYLAYGLSLRDLKEMMAERGISVDHSTIHRWVVHFSPLLLERFNRRKRAATGKWHVDETYIKVRGQWMYLYRAIDSVGDTVEFYFSEHRDLPAAKRFFRKALERHGRPDRVVIDGSQTNQEAIVSCDTTHRLQDRCRRRPKPIRIRQSQYLNNRIEQDHRRIKRRVRPMLGFKSPAAASIILDGIEMLHMMRKRQARFAFNPNPSLAEQFDILAAA